Proteins co-encoded in one Deltaproteobacteria bacterium genomic window:
- a CDS encoding glycosyltransferase family 4 protein, translating to MKVAIDVRTVLPNRSGVGNYVLHLIQNLRKVDPDSIYFFLSLKKNMSFLGPLAPEQNPLVTVFSHENHPLGDFWEHFILPIRLMKKGIDVFHGPASLIPFRRDHYQVVVTIHDLVAFLFPETIPLKYGAYMRYLLRQAVKRANKIISVSHHTRQDLIEILKVPSEKIVVIHEAPSPIFRPYDRNKVRTLLKERYGIKKKYIYHLGNIEPRKNLIVLLQAFTRVCQELGTEYQLVVSGQKGWLIRSLSHFLKNYPMRDQVLFTGYVPMEDLPFLMNGAEIFVFPSLYEGFGLPVLEAMSCGTPVISSNRSSIPEIVGSAGVLIDPTDVQELAHRIIYLLRNGEERRWLSLLGKDQAARFSWEEVARKTLNVYRSVKYENPF from the coding sequence ATGAAAGTGGCCATCGATGTCAGAACCGTTCTGCCAAACCGTTCCGGGGTCGGCAATTATGTCCTGCACCTGATACAGAATTTAAGAAAGGTTGATCCTGATTCGATTTATTTCTTTCTGTCCCTGAAAAAAAATATGTCTTTTCTGGGACCATTGGCCCCGGAACAAAATCCTCTGGTAACGGTCTTTTCGCACGAAAATCATCCCCTGGGAGATTTCTGGGAGCATTTCATCTTACCCATCCGCCTGATGAAAAAAGGGATCGATGTTTTTCACGGCCCGGCCTCTTTGATTCCTTTTCGGAGGGATCATTATCAGGTTGTGGTCACCATTCACGATCTGGTTGCCTTCCTCTTCCCGGAAACCATCCCTTTGAAATACGGGGCTTATATGCGCTATCTGCTGCGACAGGCCGTGAAGCGGGCCAATAAGATTATTTCCGTTTCTCATCACACCCGGCAGGACTTAATCGAAATTTTAAAAGTACCTTCGGAAAAAATTGTCGTCATTCATGAGGCCCCTTCCCCGATCTTTCGTCCTTATGATCGCAACAAGGTTCGAACCCTTTTAAAAGAACGGTATGGGATCAAAAAAAAATATATCTATCATCTGGGTAACATAGAACCCCGAAAGAATTTGATTGTTCTTCTGCAGGCCTTTACCCGGGTCTGTCAAGAACTGGGCACTGAATACCAGTTGGTGGTGAGCGGTCAAAAAGGGTGGCTGATCCGCTCCTTGAGTCATTTTTTAAAAAATTATCCCATGCGGGATCAGGTTCTCTTTACCGGTTACGTCCCGATGGAAGACCTGCCCTTTCTTATGAATGGAGCGGAGATTTTTGTTTTTCCGTCTCTTTATGAGGGATTTGGGTTGCCGGTCCTGGAGGCCATGAGCTGTGGAACCCCGGTAATTTCTTCCAATCGCTCTTCCATCCCGGAAATTGTCGGGTCGGCCGGTGTCCTGATCGACCCGACCGATGTCCAGGAATTGGCGCACCGGATAATTTATCTGTTGAGAAATGGGGAAGAAAGAAGGTGGTTGAGTCTATTGGGCAAAGATCAGGCCGCCCGATTTTCCTGGGAAGAGGTGGCCCGAAAAACCTTGAATGTTTATCGATCGG